Proteins from a single region of Haladaptatus sp. R4:
- a CDS encoding ABC transporter substrate-binding protein, whose amino-acid sequence MTDSRSIPDKIKRRRLLQGVGAVGIASLAGCTGGSNDDSSGGDGGDGDNTSDGGSGSQSGNKNSKLTLSLVKSPLEFDPIVLNDVPSAEVSDRIFEGLYTYDAGINQVPQLATDKPEVKNDGKTYVVKLNTDAKFQNGDPVTAEDVKYSFEAPVKEETENAAELNMIDSVKAVDDHTVQFDLKYPYGPFMNTLTWSIVPKKVREKSKKDFNKKMPVGSGPFKFDSWQEGKSVKISRWDDYWGDLTPNLAKVHYTPIEEPTTRLTSLQTGESDVIEEIPPKLWQQVKGMGDASIVATKALGYYYLAFNCKKGPTTNPKVREAIDYCFDMDQAISNFVEPTGVRQYSPLPEQITKKWDFPLDKWKKIISHGKDIDKAKQLFDDADEVPNNWTAKIIVPPDDKREQLGITVANGMKQAGYNAKVQRLDWGAFLDKYVSGDPNDCNMYTLGWSGGPDPDDFLYYFFTEDAHGSTDGTYYNKVSDKIVNARKSADHAERKKLYSEAITTLLEDRAHIPAYNLKNSFGMKDNVHGFKAHPVLSFVLATQYTNVSVGSQ is encoded by the coding sequence ATGACGGATTCTCGATCGATTCCGGACAAAATAAAGCGACGGCGTCTCCTTCAGGGAGTCGGAGCGGTCGGTATCGCCTCGCTCGCCGGTTGTACCGGTGGCTCGAACGATGACTCGTCTGGCGGCGATGGTGGTGACGGTGACAACACCAGCGATGGCGGAAGCGGATCACAGTCGGGGAACAAAAACAGCAAGCTGACTCTCTCGTTAGTGAAAAGCCCGCTGGAATTCGACCCCATCGTCCTCAACGACGTTCCCTCGGCGGAGGTGTCGGACCGAATCTTCGAGGGATTGTACACGTACGACGCCGGGATCAACCAGGTACCACAGTTGGCGACCGACAAGCCGGAGGTCAAGAACGACGGGAAGACGTACGTCGTGAAACTCAACACGGACGCCAAGTTCCAGAACGGCGACCCCGTCACGGCCGAGGACGTGAAGTACTCCTTCGAGGCACCCGTCAAGGAGGAGACGGAGAACGCGGCGGAACTCAACATGATCGATTCCGTGAAGGCTGTCGACGACCACACGGTTCAGTTCGATCTGAAGTACCCGTACGGTCCGTTCATGAACACCCTGACGTGGTCCATCGTCCCCAAGAAGGTCAGGGAAAAGAGCAAAAAAGATTTCAACAAGAAGATGCCGGTCGGCTCCGGACCGTTCAAGTTCGATAGCTGGCAGGAAGGGAAATCCGTCAAGATCTCCCGGTGGGACGACTACTGGGGCGACCTCACCCCGAACCTCGCAAAGGTTCACTACACACCGATCGAGGAGCCGACGACGCGCTTGACGAGCCTTCAGACGGGCGAGAGCGACGTCATCGAGGAAATCCCGCCGAAGCTCTGGCAGCAGGTCAAGGGCATGGGCGATGCGTCCATCGTGGCGACCAAGGCGTTGGGCTACTACTACCTCGCCTTCAACTGTAAGAAGGGGCCGACGACCAACCCGAAGGTTCGGGAGGCCATCGACTACTGTTTCGACATGGATCAGGCCATCTCGAACTTCGTCGAACCGACCGGCGTGCGCCAGTACAGTCCGCTGCCGGAACAGATCACGAAGAAGTGGGACTTCCCGCTCGACAAGTGGAAGAAGATTATTTCCCACGGCAAGGACATCGACAAGGCGAAACAGCTGTTCGACGACGCGGACGAAGTTCCGAACAACTGGACCGCCAAGATCATCGTTCCCCCGGACGACAAGCGCGAACAGCTCGGTATCACGGTCGCGAACGGCATGAAACAGGCCGGGTACAACGCCAAAGTCCAGCGGCTCGATTGGGGTGCGTTCCTCGACAAGTACGTCTCGGGCGACCCGAACGACTGCAACATGTACACGCTGGGATGGTCCGGCGGTCCTGACCCCGACGACTTCCTCTATTACTTCTTCACGGAGGACGCCCACGGATCGACCGACGGGACCTACTACAACAAGGTCAGCGACAAAATCGTCAACGCGCGAAAGTCCGCGGACCACGCCGAACGGAAGAAACTCTACTCCGAAGCCATCACTACGCTGCTGGAGGACCGGGCACACATTCCGGCGTACAACCTGAAGAACAGCTTCGGGATGAAAGACAATGTGCACGGATTCAAAGCACACCCGGTGTTGAGCTTCGTCCTCGCGACGCAGTACACCAACGTGTCCGTCGGGTCGCAATAA
- a CDS encoding TRAM domain-containing protein has translation MEIPDELLCVFSAQIEERNGAYHLTLPERELDNGVLDDDETYRVALLGSGSEPTKTPTATTNPQESTPEPTESQQHTSPPVEVGDRRTVEIEGIGEKGDGIARVERGYVIIVPDTEKRDRVTIEITKVSENVAFSEVVERKQYYE, from the coding sequence ATGGAGATACCTGACGAGTTGCTCTGCGTTTTCAGTGCACAAATCGAAGAACGAAACGGCGCGTATCATCTCACGCTTCCCGAGCGGGAACTGGATAACGGCGTCTTGGACGATGACGAAACGTATCGTGTCGCACTGCTCGGGTCCGGTTCGGAGCCCACGAAAACGCCCACAGCGACGACGAACCCGCAGGAGTCGACCCCCGAACCGACCGAAAGCCAACAACACACGTCGCCGCCGGTCGAAGTCGGGGACCGTCGAACCGTCGAAATCGAAGGCATCGGTGAGAAGGGCGATGGTATCGCCCGCGTCGAACGCGGTTACGTCATCATCGTTCCCGATACGGAGAAACGTGACCGGGTGACGATCGAGATCACCAAAGTGAGCGAGAACGTCGCATTCAGCGAAGTCGTCGAACGGAAACAGTACTACGAGTAG